Proteins encoded by one window of Branchiostoma floridae strain S238N-H82 chromosome 6, Bfl_VNyyK, whole genome shotgun sequence:
- the LOC118417490 gene encoding extensin-2-like has protein sequence MGRTASIRAGRTASVYVQAVPPPYVQAVPSPDVQTKPSPYVQAAPPPDVQAVPPPYVQTKPSPYVQAAPPPDAQAVPPPYVQTKPSPYVQAVPPPYVQTKPSPYVQAVPSPYVQAVSSPNVQAVPPPYVQTKPSPYVQAVPPPSVHQ, from the exons ATGG GCCGTACCGCCTCCATACGTGCAGGCCGTACCGCCTCCGTATACGTGCAGGCCGTACCGCCTCCATACGTGCAGGCCGTACCGTCTCCAGACGTGCAAACCAAACCGTCTCCATACGTGCAGGCCGCACCGCCTCCAGACGTGCAGGCCGTACCGCCTCCATACGTGCAAACCAAACCGTCTCCATACGTGCAGGCCGCACCGCCTCCAGACGCGCAGGCCGTACCGCCTCCATACGTGCAAACCAAACCGTCTCCATACGTGCAGGCCGTACCGCCTCCATACGTGCAAACCAAACCGTCTCCATACGTGCAGGCCGTACCGTCTCCATACGTGCAGGCCGTATCGTCTCCAAACGTGCAGGCCGTACCGCCTCCATACGTGCAAACCAAACCGTCTCCATACGTGCAGGCCGTACCGCCTCCATCCGTGCACCAATAA